From the Candidatus Deferrimicrobiaceae bacterium genome, the window CATGCGCCGGAAGACGGGTTCCGGGTTTCCCGGAGGAATTTTTTCGGGGGGAAATGGGTCCGCCGCGGGGGGTGGTACCCCGATTACGTGCTTCGGCTCTGGCGCAAGGACCGGGGCCGCTTCGACGGTCGTGCCGTTCACGAGTCGGTCCTCGTGCCGGGGACCGTGGGGACGCTTTCGGGGGAACTGCTCCATTTCACCTACCGCGACACGGCCGACTTTCTCGATCGGATGAACCGCTATTCCACCCTGGCGGCGCGGGAGATGGCTCGCGCGGGGAAGCGGGTCTCGTCCCTCGACCTCCTGTTCCGTCCCGCCTTCACCTTCTTCCGGATGTTCGTCCTGAAGCGCGGTTTTCTCGACGGGGCGCTGGGATTCCGGCTCGCGGTCCTGTACGCGGCGTACACCTTCGCCAAGTACGCCAAGCTGGGGGAGACGGATGGGGGATAGCCTCGCGGGGCGGAACGTAAGGTCCATCGTCGTCTTCAAGCTGCGGCACATCGGGGATGTCCTTCTCTCCACCCCCGCGTTCCGCGCGTTGCGGCAGGCGTTCCCCGAGGCCCGGATCGCGGCCGTGGTGAACGAGGGGACGCAGGAGATGCTCTCCGGGAACCCGGACATCGACCGTCTTGTCGTGTTCCGCCGGGGGCGCAGGGATGGCGGGGGAAAGGGGCGCTTGCGGGAGGAGCTTGCCCTCCTCAGGGGCCTCCGGTCCCTCCGTCCGGATCTGGCCGTAAGCTTCACCGAGGGGGACCGCAGCGCGGTTCTCTCCCTGCTCTCCGGGGCGAAGTTCCGCGCCGGTGTCGCCCCCGCCCGCCGGGGGATGTGGGGGAAGGAGCGGCTCTACACCCACCTTTGCCCCCGCCCCGGATTGTACCGGCATCAGGCGATGAAGGATCTCGACGTGCTCGCGGCCGCGGGAATCCCCGCGGCGGACCTGCGATTGCGGCTTTTCTTCCTGGAGGAGGAGAAGGAGGGGGCGCGACGCAAGCTCTCCGGCGCGGGGGTTTCGGAAGGCGCTCCCTATGCCGTGGTCCAGCCCACGTCGCGTTGGAAGTTCAAGTGCTGGACGGAGGAGGGGATGGCCGGGATCGTGCGATACCTGGCGGAGCGGGGGATCGTACCCGTAGTGACCTCCGGGCCGGATCCTTCCGAGGTCGTCCAGGCCGAACGGATCGCGGCGTCGAGCGGTGTCCCGGCGGTTTCCCTGGCCGGGCGATTCAGCCTGAAGGAACTGGGGGCGGCCATCGCGGACGCCCGCCTCTTCCTCGGGGTGGACTCGGCGCCGATGCATATCGCCGCCGCGGTGGGGACGCCGGTCGTCGCGCTCTTCGGTCCCACGGGGGCGTTCAACTGGGCGCCCTGGGAGGGGATCGACTGGGGATACACGGCGGAGCGGCCGGCCGGGACGCGCCGGGTCGGCCGACACGTCGTCGTCCAGAAGGAAGGGGAGTGCGCCCCGTCCGGGGGGGGCGGGTGCGGGGAAACCAGGCGCAGCCCCGTCATGGAGGAGATCACGATCGAGGAGGTCGTCGAGGAAGTCGACCGGATTCTCGGAAGGAACGCCGGGAAGGCGGGTCCGGCATGCGGGTAGCGATCGCGCGATACCGGTACTCCCCCCATGGGGGAGGGGAGCGGTACCTGGACGCCATGGCGGAACGTTTGCGGGAGACCGGTGCCGATCTGCGGATCCTCTCGTCCTCATGGGAAAGGGCGGAGATGTCGGGCTCCACCTGGGTGCCGCTGCGCGTTCCGAATCGCCCCGCGCCCGTGCGTCTTTTTCTTTTCGCGCGCGCGGTCCGGCAATGGGCGCGGGCCCACCCGGACTGGCTTCTCTTTTCCTGGGAACGGTTGCCGGGGACCGAGGTGTATCGCGCGGGGGACGGGTGCCATGCCGAGTGGCTGGCAAGGAAACGGTCCTTGAGGCCGCATGCCGCCATGCTGGACCGCATGCGTCCGTTGCACCGGGCCCATCTCCTGCTGGAGCGGAAGATGTTTTCGTCGGAGAAGCTCCTTGCCGTCATCGCGAATTCGTCCCGGGGGAAGGAGGAAATCGTCAGGCATTACGGCGTGGCGGGAGAAAAAATCGTCGTCATACACAACGGGGTCGATCTCTCGCGGTTTCCGGCGTCGGAGAAGGATCAGGCGAGGGCGGCCCTTCGCGGGCGATTCGGTATCCCCGAGGAAGAGACCGTCTTCCTGTTCGTGGGGTCCGGGTTCGCCCGCAAGGGGATGGGCGCCCTGACGAATGCCGCGATCGCCCTGGCCCGCAGAAGGAAGCGGTTCCGCATTCTGGTTGTCGGGAAAGGGGATCCTCGCCCGTACCGGGAGAGAGCGGAGGCGGGGGGAGCCGGGGGGGCGTTTCTCTTTCCCGGGCCCGTGAGCGGAGCCGAAGACTTCTACCTGGGATCGGACGCATTCGTGTTCCCGACGATCTACGAGCCCTTCAGCAACGCGTGCCTCGAGGCCCTGGCCGCCGGTCTTCCGGTGATCACCACGGAGGCGAACGGCGCGGCGGAGATTTTCCGGGACGGGGATGCGGGGTTTCTCCTGGCGGATCCTTTCGACGCCGCTACGCTTGCGGACCGCATGGAGGATCTGTTGGATGGCCGCCTGCGGTCGCGGATGGGGGCTGCCGCCCGGGCGGCGGCCGAGCAAGTACCTTTGGAGAAGAAGGTGGGGGAGGTCCTCCGCGTCCTTTCCCTGGCATGGGAAAGGAAAACGGGGGTGCCGCCCGCATCGCCCTCGCCGGCCGGAGGAGAGAGGGGGGAGACGACCGGGTCATGTTGACGCTGATGCACACGGAATCCTCCCTCGCGTGGGGAGGCCAGGAAAACCGGACGCTCCAGGAATTGCGAGGCCTGTCCCGGATGGGGTACCGGGTCCTCGTCCTCTGTCCCCCGCAGGCCGAGATCGGAAGGCGCGCCGCGGCGGAAGGAATTCCGGTCCGGTTCCGCTCCATGCGGAAAAGCTATGACGTGGCCGCGGTGTCGGCGATCCGAAACGTCATACGGGACGAACAGGTCGATATCCTGAACACCCACAGCGGCAGGGACAGCCTGCTGGCGGGGTTGGCGGGGCGTTTGTCCTCCCGGCGCCCCATCATCGTCCGTACGCGCCATCTGGCGCTTCCCATCACGTCGAGGATCTCGTACCGGTATCTCCCCCATCGGGTGGTCACGGTAAGCGAATATGTCCGGCGGTATCTGATCGACGAGGGCATTCCGGCGGAGAGGGTCATGGCCGTTCCCACCGGAATCGATACGGAGCGTTTTTCCCCCGGGGCGGCGGCCGGGACGTTGCGGGAGGAGCTCAGGTTGTCCTCGCACGTGCCGCTGGTAGGGATCGTGGCGATCCTTCGAAGGAAGAAGGGGCACCATGTCCTGCTGGATGCGGTGCCCGAAATTCTCCGGGCCGTCCCGGAGGCGGTTTTCGTGATGGCGGGGAACGGTCCGCAGCGGGACAACATCGAGGGAAAGATCCGGAGCCTGGGCCTGTCGAAGAAGGTGTTCCTCCTCGGCCTGAGAAAGGATGTGCCCAACGTGATCGCCTCCCTGGACCTGTTTGTTCTGCCGACCCTGGAGGAAGCGCTGGGTACCGCTTTTCTCGAGGCGATGGCGATGGAAAAGCCGGTCGTGGGGACCCGCGTCGGAGGGGTCGGCGAAGTGATCGAGGACGGCGTAAACGGCCATCTCGTCCCCCCCGAAAACCCCGCGACCCTGGCCCGTGCGATCGTCGACATCCTTCGGGACAGGGAGAAAGGCCGGCGGATGGGAATCGAAGGACGGAAGATCGTCCAGGAGAAGTACACTGTCGAGGTGATGTGCGCGAAGATGAGTTCCCTCTACCGGTCTCTTGCCGGGGAGCTGCGCAAATGAGCCCGGTTCCGGTCCTCATGTACCATCACGTCAATCCCCACGCGGGGGATCTCGTGACGGTGACCCCCCGGGTGTTCGAGGGACAGATGCGGCATCTTCGCAGCAGGGGATACCACTCCCTTTCCCTGGATGCGCTGATGGGGTATCTGGGGGGAGCAACGGTCCCGTCAAGATCCGTCGTGATCACGTTCGACGACGGCTGGCTGGACAACTACCTGCACGCCTTCCCCGTTCTGCAACGATACGACCTCCGCGCGACGATCTTTCTCGTGACCGACCGGGTGAACCAGGCGTCCCGGGGGCGGCGGGAAGACGATGCCCCCGTTCCGACCCACCGGGAATCGAAGATGCTGGTGCGCGGGGGGAAGGCGCAACAGGTCGCGCTAAACTGGGACCATGTCCGCGAGATGGCGGCGGGGGGCCTGGTGGAGTTCCACTCCCACACGAAGTCCCACGCGAAGTGCGACACCCTCTCCGCGGGGGAGCTCGAGGAGGAGCTCGGGGGGTCCAAGGAGGAGATCGAGCGGAGGACGGGACGGCCGTGCCCGTTCGTATGCTGGCCCCACGGAAGTGGAAGCGACGCCGCGATCGAAACGGCGAAGAGGCTGGGATACCGGGGGGCCTTCACCACGAAGCCCGGTGTCGTGGAGCCCGGCTCCGACCCGTTCGACATCCGCAGGATCGTCGTCAAGGACGATGTCGGGTGGTTCGAGAAACGGATGGCCGTGTACACGAGCGCGACCCTGTCGAAACTGTACCTCAAGGTGAAAAAGGCATGAGGGATCATACCTCCCGTGGGGAAACAAGCGCGAGATGAGGGTCGTCTATTCCATCCCGACGCGCATCGGTGCAAGTGGCCTCGGGGGCAACAGTTTTGAGGCGCTGAAGGGGATTTACGCCCGGGGGTACCTCGAGAGAGTGGTGGCGTACGGGAACCGACAGCAGGAGATCCCGGCGCGCTATATAAGGCCCATGCGGTTTTATGCGGCGAAGATCTTCTCCAACCTTCCCGCACGATACTACTATCCGGCCAAGATGAAATCCCTGGACAGGCTGACGGTCCGTGTCCTCCGGAAGGGGGCCGACCTGTTCCACGGATGGTCCGGCAGTTCCCTCCGCTCCCTTCGATATTGCCGGGAGAGGGGCATCGTCTCGTTCATGGAGAATCCCGCCCCGCATTTCCGGTACACCGAGGAGATCATGAACCGGGAGTACGACGAGCTCGGGATCCGCTGGAAGAAGGACCCCGAGGTGTTCGCGCGGTTTTTCGGGTTCGGTCCCGACTATCTCCAGGAGGAGTACGATTCGGCCCAATACCTGATCCTCGAATCGGACTTCACGCGCGACACATTTCGGACGAACGGAATCGGGGAGGAAAAACTGCTTGTGGTTCCCAGTGGTGTGGACACAAACCGGTTCGTTCCTCCTCCGAGGCGGGAAGCGGGACCGTTCCGGGCGATATTCGTCGGGGCGATCGGAGTCCGAAAGGGAGTCCGGTACCTGCTGGAGGCGTGGAAGAACCTGAAGCTCGCGAGCGCGGAACTGCTCCTGGTGGGTATCGTCCAGGACGACATGCGGCCCGTACTGGAGAGGTACGTGAAAAGCGACCCAAGCATCCGGATGGCGGGGTTTGTGGGCGATCTCGTCAGGCTCTACCAGGATGCCTCGGTGTTCATCTTCCCTTCTCTCTCCGAGGGGAGCGCGAAGGTCACGTACGAGGCCATGGCGTGCGGCCTCCCGATGATCGTCACCCCGAACGCGGGTTCGGTCGTCCGCGACGGAGAGGACGGGTACATCGTCCCCGTGAGGGACAATGCCTTGCTGGGGGAGAAGATCCTCCGCCTGTACGAAAATCCGGGACTCCGGGAGGAGATGGGCCGGCGGGCGAGGAACCATATCGAATCCTACACGTGGGATGCCCACAGGAAATTGCTGATCGAGACCTACGAAAAGGCCTATTCCGATGCTCACTCCGGATGAGAACCCGCAGGAAAACGTCGCAAGGGACGGCGGATCGCCCGCCTCCCGGAAGACCGGTGAATACGGGAGTCGGGGGGATTACCATCGGGACATCTCCCCGGATTGGTCGTACTATCCCCTGTACCTCTCCAAGAAGAAGTTCGTGCTCGATTTCATTTCCGCCTATCCCCGGGAGACCTCGATCGTCGACGTGGGGTGCGGGGAGGGCGTGTTCGTCGAGGAACTGGCGAAACGAGGATACGTCCGCGTCCTGGGTGTGGACGACAACTACTCCTCCGACATCGTGGTCCGCGGAAGCGTGCTCGCCCTTCCCATCGAGGACGAACGGTACGACGTGGCGTTTTTCCTCGACGTGATCGAGCATATCCCGATCGAGAGGCAGGCCGATGCGATCCGGGAACTCCTCCGGGTCCTGAAACCCGGGGGATCCCTCGTCATCTCCATCCCCAACCTGGCCCACCTGGCCTCCCGGGTCCGCTTCCTCCTGAAAGGCAAGTTCGTCCGGACGGCCTCCGTGGAGAAACATCCGGGAGACCGGCCGATCGCCGAATATATGAAAATGCTGGAGGAGGGCGGATTCCTCCTCGCGGAGAGGAAAGGGTTTTTTCCCACGGTGCCGGTGCTCTACAAGCTCGTCCAGAGAAAACCGTCCCGGTATCTGTGGCTGTATGATCTCCTGAATCGGCTCCTCCCGAACGCGAACTGGTGTTTCCTCAACATCCTGGTCTGCAGGAAAGGCGGAGGTCGGGCCGCGTGAAAATCGCACTGTACGAGATGACCGTCACGGTCAGCTACGGCGGCATCCAGACTTCCTACTGGGAAACGGCCAAACGTCTCGCCTCGCGGGGGCACGAGGTCCACATGTACGGGGGGGAAGGAGGCATCCGGTGGGAGATGCCGGAAGGGGTGCGGATTCTCACCTTCCCCTTTGTCGCTAGAAACCGGTTCCCGGACCTCGGGTCGAGGTTCCGGAAATTCTCCGAGAGGCTGTCCTTCGCCCGAAGCGCTCTCGCCCCGCTGATCGACAACCGGTATGACGTTCTCTACATACGGAAATCGTTCGAAATGCCGGTTACGGCCTATGTGCGGAGGAAGACGGGCGCGAAGGTGGTCTTCCGCAGCGGGGGGACGGAGTTCTACCCGGGCTACGGATATTTCGCGCGGCGTCTCGACGCGTTCCTCGCCTGCAGCCGGCACAACGCCATGCAGCTGCGGCGGTACTGCGGACGGGAACCGGAGGTTCTCCACAACGGGGTGGACACGGAAAGATTTTCGCCGCGGAAAAAATCGGGGCAGATGATGGGCCGCCTCGGCCTTCGGGACGACGATTTCATCGTGATGACCGTGGGCAGACTCGTCGGGTGGAAGGGGGTCCAGGTCGGCATTGAGGCGCTTTCGCGTCTGACCGAAAAGAAAGTCCGGTACGTCATCGTGGGGGACGGGGAGTACAGGGCGGAGCTGGACCGGAGAGCAAGGGCGGAATCGGTGGAAGACAGGGTGATCTTCACCGGGGCCGTGGACACGAAGGAGATGCCCGATATCTATTCCGTGGCCGACGTCGTACTTTTCCCCACGATCGGGGACGACGACGCCTTCCCCAACACTCTTTGCGAGGCGATGGCCTGCGGCAAGCCCGCGATCGGTACTCG encodes:
- a CDS encoding glycosyltransferase family 4 protein, translated to MLTLMHTESSLAWGGQENRTLQELRGLSRMGYRVLVLCPPQAEIGRRAAAEGIPVRFRSMRKSYDVAAVSAIRNVIRDEQVDILNTHSGRDSLLAGLAGRLSSRRPIIVRTRHLALPITSRISYRYLPHRVVTVSEYVRRYLIDEGIPAERVMAVPTGIDTERFSPGAAAGTLREELRLSSHVPLVGIVAILRRKKGHHVLLDAVPEILRAVPEAVFVMAGNGPQRDNIEGKIRSLGLSKKVFLLGLRKDVPNVIASLDLFVLPTLEEALGTAFLEAMAMEKPVVGTRVGGVGEVIEDGVNGHLVPPENPATLARAIVDILRDREKGRRMGIEGRKIVQEKYTVEVMCAKMSSLYRSLAGELRK
- a CDS encoding glycosyltransferase family 4 protein, which encodes MKIALYEMTVTVSYGGIQTSYWETAKRLASRGHEVHMYGGEGGIRWEMPEGVRILTFPFVARNRFPDLGSRFRKFSERLSFARSALAPLIDNRYDVLYIRKSFEMPVTAYVRRKTGAKVVFRSGGTEFYPGYGYFARRLDAFLACSRHNAMQLRRYCGREPEVLHNGVDTERFSPRKKSGQMMGRLGLRDDDFIVMTVGRLVGWKGVQVGIEALSRLTEKKVRYVIVGDGEYRAELDRRARAESVEDRVIFTGAVDTKEMPDIYSVADVVLFPTIGDDDAFPNTLCEAMACGKPAIGTRKGGIPEGIEERETGFVVPARDAYAIVEALKVLICDPTLRESMGTCARARSVEHFSWDVIVERLEEIFHGLRK
- a CDS encoding glycosyltransferase family 2 protein — translated: MKKVSAILITKNEERNVGECLASLTFADEVIVVDSGSTDRTEELCRRDPRVRWFTEEWKGYGPQKNSALEKAAAPWVFSIDADERVTPELAEEIRALHLRHAPEDGFRVSRRNFFGGKWVRRGGWYPDYVLRLWRKDRGRFDGRAVHESVLVPGTVGTLSGELLHFTYRDTADFLDRMNRYSTLAAREMARAGKRVSSLDLLFRPAFTFFRMFVLKRGFLDGALGFRLAVLYAAYTFAKYAKLGETDGG
- a CDS encoding glycosyltransferase family 4 protein, producing the protein MRVVYSIPTRIGASGLGGNSFEALKGIYARGYLERVVAYGNRQQEIPARYIRPMRFYAAKIFSNLPARYYYPAKMKSLDRLTVRVLRKGADLFHGWSGSSLRSLRYCRERGIVSFMENPAPHFRYTEEIMNREYDELGIRWKKDPEVFARFFGFGPDYLQEEYDSAQYLILESDFTRDTFRTNGIGEEKLLVVPSGVDTNRFVPPPRREAGPFRAIFVGAIGVRKGVRYLLEAWKNLKLASAELLLVGIVQDDMRPVLERYVKSDPSIRMAGFVGDLVRLYQDASVFIFPSLSEGSAKVTYEAMACGLPMIVTPNAGSVVRDGEDGYIVPVRDNALLGEKILRLYENPGLREEMGRRARNHIESYTWDAHRKLLIETYEKAYSDAHSG
- a CDS encoding glycosyltransferase family 4 protein, coding for MRVAIARYRYSPHGGGERYLDAMAERLRETGADLRILSSSWERAEMSGSTWVPLRVPNRPAPVRLFLFARAVRQWARAHPDWLLFSWERLPGTEVYRAGDGCHAEWLARKRSLRPHAAMLDRMRPLHRAHLLLERKMFSSEKLLAVIANSSRGKEEIVRHYGVAGEKIVVIHNGVDLSRFPASEKDQARAALRGRFGIPEEETVFLFVGSGFARKGMGALTNAAIALARRRKRFRILVVGKGDPRPYRERAEAGGAGGAFLFPGPVSGAEDFYLGSDAFVFPTIYEPFSNACLEALAAGLPVITTEANGAAEIFRDGDAGFLLADPFDAATLADRMEDLLDGRLRSRMGAAARAAAEQVPLEKKVGEVLRVLSLAWERKTGVPPASPSPAGGERGETTGSC
- a CDS encoding class I SAM-dependent methyltransferase; the protein is MLTPDENPQENVARDGGSPASRKTGEYGSRGDYHRDISPDWSYYPLYLSKKKFVLDFISAYPRETSIVDVGCGEGVFVEELAKRGYVRVLGVDDNYSSDIVVRGSVLALPIEDERYDVAFFLDVIEHIPIERQADAIRELLRVLKPGGSLVISIPNLAHLASRVRFLLKGKFVRTASVEKHPGDRPIAEYMKMLEEGGFLLAERKGFFPTVPVLYKLVQRKPSRYLWLYDLLNRLLPNANWCFLNILVCRKGGGRAA
- the rfaQ gene encoding putative lipopolysaccharide heptosyltransferase III, giving the protein MGDSLAGRNVRSIVVFKLRHIGDVLLSTPAFRALRQAFPEARIAAVVNEGTQEMLSGNPDIDRLVVFRRGRRDGGGKGRLREELALLRGLRSLRPDLAVSFTEGDRSAVLSLLSGAKFRAGVAPARRGMWGKERLYTHLCPRPGLYRHQAMKDLDVLAAAGIPAADLRLRLFFLEEEKEGARRKLSGAGVSEGAPYAVVQPTSRWKFKCWTEEGMAGIVRYLAERGIVPVVTSGPDPSEVVQAERIAASSGVPAVSLAGRFSLKELGAAIADARLFLGVDSAPMHIAAAVGTPVVALFGPTGAFNWAPWEGIDWGYTAERPAGTRRVGRHVVVQKEGECAPSGGGGCGETRRSPVMEEITIEEVVEEVDRILGRNAGKAGPACG
- a CDS encoding polysaccharide deacetylase family protein, with translation MSPVPVLMYHHVNPHAGDLVTVTPRVFEGQMRHLRSRGYHSLSLDALMGYLGGATVPSRSVVITFDDGWLDNYLHAFPVLQRYDLRATIFLVTDRVNQASRGRREDDAPVPTHRESKMLVRGGKAQQVALNWDHVREMAAGGLVEFHSHTKSHAKCDTLSAGELEEELGGSKEEIERRTGRPCPFVCWPHGSGSDAAIETAKRLGYRGAFTTKPGVVEPGSDPFDIRRIVVKDDVGWFEKRMAVYTSATLSKLYLKVKKA